From a single Maniola hyperantus chromosome 3, iAphHyp1.2, whole genome shotgun sequence genomic region:
- the Mul1 gene encoding mitochondrial E3 ubiquitin protein ligase 1 — MDFFTEVIGETVILGIDSLILGFCVKQLSKCKHILNALQSAPVLDIDSTLNKEINKYPSHVIPYVVIRGLVKPLGNPITSNYNQSVTGVIQRLTIKEHVIARTSAGFWSDQTRTIHEVYNSTPFVLSNGKYTIEVVDALAAELLDLDVISDKFEPMSPGVIDHVWGFFSGVRQRGLQTMEEMLRDGSYITAIGELSRTSAGLKIQPPRDGLPLYLTTATKSSLLKRLASSRDFLRILIVLFGTVAALASGRIVYKYLKKRKRREAEDLMKKQLAAGRRERRAHTRDKNLSEVQLCVVCTENPKEIILLPCGHVCLCEDCSENIRDKCPICRERIDSRAPAFIT; from the exons ATGGATTTCTTTACGGAGGTAATCGGCGAAACCGTTATACTGGGTATAGATTCCCTGATATTGGGATTTTGTGTGAAACAGCTGAGCAAATGTAAACATATCCTGAATGCTTTACAG TCTGCACCAGTATTAGACATAGACTCCACACTGAACAAGGAAATCAACAAGTACCCCAGCCATGTGATACCATATGTGGTGATCCGAGGCCTGGTGAAGCCCCTGGGTAACCCCATCACCAGTAACTATAACCAGTCTGTCACTGGAGTCATACAGAG ATTAACAATAAAAGAACATGTGATAGCTCGAACCTCAGCAGGATTCTGGTCGGATCAGACTCGCACAATACATGAAGTGTACAATTCCACACCATTTGTACTCAGCAATGGCAAATATACCATTGAGGTTGTGGATGCACTTGCTGCAGAATTGCTAG ATCTGGATGTAATCTCAGACAAGTTTGAGCCCATGTCGCCAGGGGTAATAGATCATGTCTGGGGATTCTTCTCTGGGGTCCGACAACGCGGCCTTCAGACCATGGAGGAGATGTTACGAGACGGCTCTTATATCACGGCAATAGGGGAGCTTAGTAGAACCAGTGCTGGACTGAAGATTCAACCGCCGAGGGATGGATTGCCACTGTATTTGACGACAGCTACCAAATCTAGTTTACTCAAGAGGCTTGCCAGTTCACGAGATTTTTTGAG AATCCTAATAGTACTATTTGGCACAGTAGCAGCATTGGCTTCGGGTCGTATTGTGTACAAATACCTCAAGAAGAGAAAGCGACGCGAGGCCGAAGACCTCATGAAGAAGCAACTGGCTGCAGGGCGAAGAGAGAGACGCGCACACACGAGGGACAAGAACCTCAGTGAAGTTCAGCTCTGTGTGGTGTGCACTGAGAACCCTAAAGAG ATAATCCTGCTGCCATGTGGCCACGTGTGCTTGTGCGAGGACTGCTCGGAGAACATCCGAGACAAGTGCCCCATCTGCCGGGAGCGGATAGACTCACGGGCGCCCGCCTTCATCACTTAG
- the melt gene encoding protein melted isoform X2: protein MHELLKHVLTERDLTRAGDIFAIPDSDIVDDLNEVLKQITDISSRPDYIRNDRDQALIEICVTRVTSCIKETGTLQKYCGALVALLESCLHHNLMPVGHLRDDDPPHAKIASDVIACIVLVSFPLQADKETSGNADVMELFLPVAVQFLHKGNREISRHMARYLSLAAVHHAVLLKPHVQTIMDSIMSGNYPLCRILTNLYEVCPEPLEGHVTALVSLLPHAEPVEKSSLFALFEQIAARRPEALKTAIPQLLSYLCPNTASQNDPGCMCIDLLQVVARVSRSRASLVSEHTAAVRRASRAPHATPRVTELVATILATLGYTSREHAQEALNFVVERLSGAEWPEQAALIREATALCSAYPALFTDRLLAALRANHSNRPKSTHGEVNRTPGGVTIVKLGGQNSTTTANTPVSVGSTVSPTVTTAPVSLGSTVTPVSTSVAPVTGYTRRAKLGDSRSTGRLHPGPNSHRSMTRLNVAGGSVGGLHKSMTRLSSSQQINAQQNMTPPMGSKPTVAKAGSGGAVTVTTISPPLAPRVASRHHHHNIIIGPNTATNSGPTVVPGPPSLPTQSISVNPLTGKSSDALIPTSVSIQHSNTALGQVSVITSTPSTGPVLTQTCGSGPIAVGPNPMPIGPVTVTSRRANNTSVTMINSSNSNNSNSNHRISVFEPYPMRDTVQHFCEKHLDKIKAYMDNVSLRIPPPAKCTIEERRSKKQARLSFACGRRGPHCLYARAAFSMRTRAPRVWIHLMFLALQARHAAALSSRDPTVASLKHCWDILKCENKTFLTLVTGAFPGLKEQEMLLNELRAAGFFDVFEVNSTRTDGASVPPTQATWGCFLCNHPERAVGFLAADGQPVIEGQLKEKKGRWRLFRRWRTRYFTLSGAHLSCKGASGGESIDINQIRSVKVSRGARNIPKAFEIFTGDQTLILKPKDGKNAEEWAQCLSIAVAHSQARDAPAKANSLPARGLTLKSF, encoded by the exons ATGCACGAACTCCTCAAGCATGTGTTAACTGAACGGGATCTGACGAGAGCTGGAGACATCTTCGCCATCCCAGACTCTGATATCGTGGATGATTTGAATGAAGTG CTTAAGCAGATAACGGACATATCTTCACGACCAGATTACATCAGGAATGATCGTGATCAAGCCCTCATAGAGATATGTGTGACGAGAGTAACTTCCTGTATCAAAGAGACGGGGACGCTGCAGAAGTACTGTGGGGCCCTGGTGGCTCTGCTGGAGTCCTGCCTGCACCATAACCTGATGCCTGTGGGGCATCTGAGGGATGATGACCCACCTCATGCTAAAATAGCGTCAGATGTTATAGCTTGTATTGTACTG GTCTCGTTCCCATTGCAAGCCGACAAGGAAACGAGCGGTAACGCGGATGTTATGGAACTGTTCCTGCCCGTCGCGGTCCAGTTCCTGCACAAAGGGAACAGGGAGATATCGCGGCACATGGCGCGCTACCTGTCCTTGGCCGCGGTGCATCACGCAGTCTTGCTAAAGCCTCACGTGCAGACTATCATGGACTCTATCATGTCAG GTAACTACCCGCTTTGCCGCATCCTGACAAACCTGTACGAAGTCTGCCCGGAGCCACTCGAAGGCCACGTGACGGCTCTGGTGTCTCTATTACCGCACGCCGAGCCGGTGGAAAAGAGCTCGCTTTTCGCCCTCTTCGAACAAATAGCCGCGAGGCGACCAGAGGCGCTCAAAACTGCGATACCCCAACTGCTGTCGTATCTGTGCCCCAACACTGCCAGCCAGAACGACCCCGGCTGTATGTGTATTGACCTCTTACAG GTGGTAGCCCGCGTCAGTCGCAGCCGCGCGTCGCTGGTGTCGGAGCACACGGCGGCCGTCAGACGAGCGTCACGCGCACCGCATGCCACGCCGCGCGTCACCGAGCTCGTGGCCACCATACTTGCTACACTTGGCTACACCAGCAGG GAGCATGCTCAAGAAGCGTTGAACTTTGTCGTGGAGCGCCTGTCGGGCGCGGAGTGGCCGGAGCAAGCCGCTCTGATACGGGAGGCCACGGCGCTGTGTTCCGCCTACCCGGCTCTCTTCACCGACCGGCTCCTGGCCGCGCTGAGAGCTAACCACAG CAACCGACCAAAATCGACTCACGGCGAAGTCAACAGAACACCGGGTGGGGTCACAATCGTCAAACTTGGGGGTCAGAACTCCACGACCACTGCTAACACTCCCGTGTCCGTGGGGTCAACTGTGTCCCCAACAGTGACGACAGCCCCAGTGTCTTTGGGGTCAACTGTGACCCCGGTCAGTACGTCCGTGGCGCCGGTTACAGGGTACACGAGGCGGGCGAAATTGGGTGATTCGAGAAGTACGGGGCGATTGCATCCCGGGCCTAACTCACATAGGAGCATGACGAGGTTGAATGTTGCAG GTGGTTCAGTTGGAGGTCTTCACAAAAGCATGACCCGATTGTCGTCCTCGCAGCAAATCAACGCGCAGCAGAACATGACTCCACCCA TGGGCAGCAAGCCGACGGTGGCCAAGGCCGGCAGCGGCGGCGCGGTCACCGTCACCACCATCTCGCCGCCGCTGGCGCCCCGCGTGGCCTCCAGGCACCACCACCACAACATCATCATCGGACCGAACACTGCCACG AACTCGGGACCCACAGTAGTCCCAGGCCCGCCCTCCCTCCCAACACAATCCATATCCGTTAACCCTCTAACGGGCAAGTCATCCGACGCGCTCATACCCACGTCAGTCTCCATACAGCATTCCAACACCGCTCTCGGACAAGTCTCAGTGATCACCTCGACGCCTAGCACCGGCCCCGTCCTGACACAGACCTGCGGGTCGGGACCAATCGCTGTCGGGCCCAACCCGATGCCGATCGGCCCCGTCACTGTAACCTCCCGACGAGCGAACAACACCAGTGTGACGATGATCAACTCGAGCAACTCGAATAACTCCAACTCGAATCACAGGATAAGCGTTTTCGAGCCGTATCCTATGAGAGACACGGTGCAACACTTCTGTGAAAAACATTTGGATAAAATTAAGGCGTATATGGATAATGTATCGCTGAGGATACCGCCGCCAGCTAAATGTACGATTGAAG AACGGAGGTCAAAGAAGCAAGCCCGCCTATCGTTCGCATGCGGGCGCCGCGGGCCGCACTGCCTGTACGCGCGAGCGGCGTTCTCGATGCGGACGCGCGCGCCGCGCGTGTGGATCCACCTCATGTTCCTGGCGCTGCAGGCGCGCCACGCCGCCGCCTTGTCGTCCAGAGACCCTACCGTGGCCAGCTTGAAACATTGCTGGGACATCCTCAAGTGCGAGAATAAGACTTTTCTTACACTAGTCACTGGCGCATTTCCTGGACTAAAg GAACAAGAAATGTTACTAAACGAACTCCGAGCAGCGGGATTCTTCGACGTTTTCGAAGTCAACTCTACCCGAACTGATGGGGCTAGCGTACCTCCAACCCAGGCCACTTGGGGCTGCTTCCTCTGCAACCACCCCGAGCGGGCCGTGGGCTTCCTGGCGGCGGACGGACAGCCCGTGATAGAGGGCCAGTTGAAGGAGAAGAAGGGCCGATGGAGGTTGTTTAGGCGATGGCGGACGAGATATTTCACGCTATCCGGTGCTCATCTGTCGTGTAAAGGAGCC AGTGGAGGCGAGAGCATAGACATCAACCAGATCCGATCCGTCAAAGTTTCTCGGGGAGCGCGTAATATTCCGAAAGCCTTCGAGATCTTCACGGGAGACCAGACCCTCATCCTCAAGCCCAAAGACGGTAAGAACGCGGAGGAGTGGGCCCAGTGCCTCAGCATCGCCGTGGCCCACTCCCAGGCCAGGGACGCCCCGGCCAAGGCCAACAGTCTCCCGGCGCGGGGACTCACCCTCAAAAGCTTCTGA
- the melt gene encoding protein melted isoform X1 yields MHELLKHVLTERDLTRAGDIFAIPDSDIVDDLNEVLKQITDISSRPDYIRNDRDQALIEICVTRVTSCIKETGTLQKYCGALVALLESCLHHNLMPVGHLRDDDPPHAKIASDVIACIVLVSFPLQADKETSGNADVMELFLPVAVQFLHKGNREISRHMARYLSLAAVHHAVLLKPHVQTIMDSIMSGNYPLCRILTNLYEVCPEPLEGHVTALVSLLPHAEPVEKSSLFALFEQIAARRPEALKTAIPQLLSYLCPNTASQNDPGCMCIDLLQVVARVSRSRASLVSEHTAAVRRASRAPHATPRVTELVATILATLGYTSREHAQEALNFVVERLSGAEWPEQAALIREATALCSAYPALFTDRLLAALRANHSNRPKSTHGEVNRTPGGVTIVKLGGQNSTTTANTPVSVGSTVSPTVTTAPVSLGSTVTPVSTSVAPVTGYTRRAKLGDSRSTGRLHPGPNSHRSMTRLNVAGGSVGGLHKSMTRLSSSQQINAQQNMTPPIVGSKPTVAKAGSGGAVTVTTISPPLAPRVASRHHHHNIIIGPNTATNSGPTVVPGPPSLPTQSISVNPLTGKSSDALIPTSVSIQHSNTALGQVSVITSTPSTGPVLTQTCGSGPIAVGPNPMPIGPVTVTSRRANNTSVTMINSSNSNNSNSNHRISVFEPYPMRDTVQHFCEKHLDKIKAYMDNVSLRIPPPAKCTIEERRSKKQARLSFACGRRGPHCLYARAAFSMRTRAPRVWIHLMFLALQARHAAALSSRDPTVASLKHCWDILKCENKTFLTLVTGAFPGLKEQEMLLNELRAAGFFDVFEVNSTRTDGASVPPTQATWGCFLCNHPERAVGFLAADGQPVIEGQLKEKKGRWRLFRRWRTRYFTLSGAHLSCKGASGGESIDINQIRSVKVSRGARNIPKAFEIFTGDQTLILKPKDGKNAEEWAQCLSIAVAHSQARDAPAKANSLPARGLTLKSF; encoded by the exons ATGCACGAACTCCTCAAGCATGTGTTAACTGAACGGGATCTGACGAGAGCTGGAGACATCTTCGCCATCCCAGACTCTGATATCGTGGATGATTTGAATGAAGTG CTTAAGCAGATAACGGACATATCTTCACGACCAGATTACATCAGGAATGATCGTGATCAAGCCCTCATAGAGATATGTGTGACGAGAGTAACTTCCTGTATCAAAGAGACGGGGACGCTGCAGAAGTACTGTGGGGCCCTGGTGGCTCTGCTGGAGTCCTGCCTGCACCATAACCTGATGCCTGTGGGGCATCTGAGGGATGATGACCCACCTCATGCTAAAATAGCGTCAGATGTTATAGCTTGTATTGTACTG GTCTCGTTCCCATTGCAAGCCGACAAGGAAACGAGCGGTAACGCGGATGTTATGGAACTGTTCCTGCCCGTCGCGGTCCAGTTCCTGCACAAAGGGAACAGGGAGATATCGCGGCACATGGCGCGCTACCTGTCCTTGGCCGCGGTGCATCACGCAGTCTTGCTAAAGCCTCACGTGCAGACTATCATGGACTCTATCATGTCAG GTAACTACCCGCTTTGCCGCATCCTGACAAACCTGTACGAAGTCTGCCCGGAGCCACTCGAAGGCCACGTGACGGCTCTGGTGTCTCTATTACCGCACGCCGAGCCGGTGGAAAAGAGCTCGCTTTTCGCCCTCTTCGAACAAATAGCCGCGAGGCGACCAGAGGCGCTCAAAACTGCGATACCCCAACTGCTGTCGTATCTGTGCCCCAACACTGCCAGCCAGAACGACCCCGGCTGTATGTGTATTGACCTCTTACAG GTGGTAGCCCGCGTCAGTCGCAGCCGCGCGTCGCTGGTGTCGGAGCACACGGCGGCCGTCAGACGAGCGTCACGCGCACCGCATGCCACGCCGCGCGTCACCGAGCTCGTGGCCACCATACTTGCTACACTTGGCTACACCAGCAGG GAGCATGCTCAAGAAGCGTTGAACTTTGTCGTGGAGCGCCTGTCGGGCGCGGAGTGGCCGGAGCAAGCCGCTCTGATACGGGAGGCCACGGCGCTGTGTTCCGCCTACCCGGCTCTCTTCACCGACCGGCTCCTGGCCGCGCTGAGAGCTAACCACAG CAACCGACCAAAATCGACTCACGGCGAAGTCAACAGAACACCGGGTGGGGTCACAATCGTCAAACTTGGGGGTCAGAACTCCACGACCACTGCTAACACTCCCGTGTCCGTGGGGTCAACTGTGTCCCCAACAGTGACGACAGCCCCAGTGTCTTTGGGGTCAACTGTGACCCCGGTCAGTACGTCCGTGGCGCCGGTTACAGGGTACACGAGGCGGGCGAAATTGGGTGATTCGAGAAGTACGGGGCGATTGCATCCCGGGCCTAACTCACATAGGAGCATGACGAGGTTGAATGTTGCAG GTGGTTCAGTTGGAGGTCTTCACAAAAGCATGACCCGATTGTCGTCCTCGCAGCAAATCAACGCGCAGCAGAACATGACTCCACCCA TAGTGGGCAGCAAGCCGACGGTGGCCAAGGCCGGCAGCGGCGGCGCGGTCACCGTCACCACCATCTCGCCGCCGCTGGCGCCCCGCGTGGCCTCCAGGCACCACCACCACAACATCATCATCGGACCGAACACTGCCACG AACTCGGGACCCACAGTAGTCCCAGGCCCGCCCTCCCTCCCAACACAATCCATATCCGTTAACCCTCTAACGGGCAAGTCATCCGACGCGCTCATACCCACGTCAGTCTCCATACAGCATTCCAACACCGCTCTCGGACAAGTCTCAGTGATCACCTCGACGCCTAGCACCGGCCCCGTCCTGACACAGACCTGCGGGTCGGGACCAATCGCTGTCGGGCCCAACCCGATGCCGATCGGCCCCGTCACTGTAACCTCCCGACGAGCGAACAACACCAGTGTGACGATGATCAACTCGAGCAACTCGAATAACTCCAACTCGAATCACAGGATAAGCGTTTTCGAGCCGTATCCTATGAGAGACACGGTGCAACACTTCTGTGAAAAACATTTGGATAAAATTAAGGCGTATATGGATAATGTATCGCTGAGGATACCGCCGCCAGCTAAATGTACGATTGAAG AACGGAGGTCAAAGAAGCAAGCCCGCCTATCGTTCGCATGCGGGCGCCGCGGGCCGCACTGCCTGTACGCGCGAGCGGCGTTCTCGATGCGGACGCGCGCGCCGCGCGTGTGGATCCACCTCATGTTCCTGGCGCTGCAGGCGCGCCACGCCGCCGCCTTGTCGTCCAGAGACCCTACCGTGGCCAGCTTGAAACATTGCTGGGACATCCTCAAGTGCGAGAATAAGACTTTTCTTACACTAGTCACTGGCGCATTTCCTGGACTAAAg GAACAAGAAATGTTACTAAACGAACTCCGAGCAGCGGGATTCTTCGACGTTTTCGAAGTCAACTCTACCCGAACTGATGGGGCTAGCGTACCTCCAACCCAGGCCACTTGGGGCTGCTTCCTCTGCAACCACCCCGAGCGGGCCGTGGGCTTCCTGGCGGCGGACGGACAGCCCGTGATAGAGGGCCAGTTGAAGGAGAAGAAGGGCCGATGGAGGTTGTTTAGGCGATGGCGGACGAGATATTTCACGCTATCCGGTGCTCATCTGTCGTGTAAAGGAGCC AGTGGAGGCGAGAGCATAGACATCAACCAGATCCGATCCGTCAAAGTTTCTCGGGGAGCGCGTAATATTCCGAAAGCCTTCGAGATCTTCACGGGAGACCAGACCCTCATCCTCAAGCCCAAAGACGGTAAGAACGCGGAGGAGTGGGCCCAGTGCCTCAGCATCGCCGTGGCCCACTCCCAGGCCAGGGACGCCCCGGCCAAGGCCAACAGTCTCCCGGCGCGGGGACTCACCCTCAAAAGCTTCTGA
- the Ctu1 gene encoding cytoplasmic tRNA 2-thiolation protein 1: MPVLCTTGCGKNASLKRPKTGDALCKECFFWAFETEIHFTITRGELFNRGDSVAVAASGGKDSTVLAHVLKLLNERYDYGLNLMLLSIDEGITGYRDDSLETVMQNSADYVMPLKILSYKDLYGWTMDEIVAQIGRKNNCTFCGVFRRQALDRGAALLNVKCIATGHNADDIAETVLMNVLRGDIARLNRCTAISTGSEGTIPRVKPLKYTYEKEIVMYAHYKKLVYFSTECVFAPNAYRGHARALLKDMEKIRPTCIMDIIYSGETMTVKEKVSLPTQRICSRCNFVSSQEVCKACVLLEGLNKGLPKLGIGKSSKAKRMLEDYNAKQNDSIKKAIDEINDESKKNNCISKGKVCRSKKTQCNENKESDFSTSSENTTCKKVQSNEENEHINSQKTECCGENICSRNRAKEPRGTNSKAEKLLAEYGIPEFSNETNSIQDKNANEKENNVNDVSNGTNSIQDCESKIDDIEEFEVDFHTNVENILKEEDETCAGACGNIDSLHIGF; this comes from the exons ATGCCAGTACTATGCACAACTGGATGTGGCAAAAATGCATCCCTGAAG CGTCCAAAAACAGGTGACGCACTTTGCAAGGAATGTTTCTTCTGGGCGTTTGAAACAGAGATACACTTTACCATCACGAGAGGTGAATTATTCAACCGAGGTGACTCGGTGGCCGTCGCGGCCTCTGGCGGGAAGGACTCCACAGTGCTAGCGCATGTTCTCAAACTATTGAATGAGAGATATGACTACGGATTAAATCTTATGCTTCTGTCAATTGATGAAG GAATCACAGGTTACCGAGATGATAGTCTTGAAACAGTAATGCAAAATAGTGCAGACTATGTGATGCCACTCAAGATTTTATCATACAAAGACTTATATGGCTGGACTATGGATGAAATTGTCGCTCAAATAGGAAGGAAGAACAACTGTACATTCTGTGGGGTCTTCAGGCGGCAGGCGTTGGACAGAGGGGCTGCCTTACTGAATGTGAAGTGTATAGCAACCGGTCATAATGCTGATGATATTGCAGAGACTGTGCTGATGAATGTACTTAGAGGAGATATTGCTAGGTTGAATAGGTGTACTGCTATATCTACT GGTAGTGAAGGGACAATACCTCGGGTAAAACCACTGAAATATACCTACGAGAAGGAAATAGTAATGTATGCACATTACAAGAAACTTGTCTACTTTTCAACTGAGTGTGTGTTTGCTCCAAATGCCTACAGGGGACACGCTCGAGCTCTGCTCAAAGACATGGAGAAAATCAGACCTACCTGCATTATGGATATTATTTACTCAG GTGAAACAATGACTGTAAAAGAAAAAGTATCACTACCAACACAAAGAATATGCTCAAGGTGTAACTTTGTGTCTTCTCAAGAAGTTTGCAAAGCTTGCGTCCTGTTAGAAGGATTAAACAAAGGCCTACCAAAACTTGGTATAGGCAAAAGTTCTAAAGCTAAGAGAATGTTAGAAGACTACAATGCAAAACAGAATGATAGCATAAAAAAAGCTATAGATGAAATAAATGACGAATCCAAGAAAAATAATTGCATTTCTAAAGGCAAGGTATGCAGAAGCAAGAAAACACAGTGTAATGAAAATAAAGAATCCGATTTTAGTACATCTAGTGAAAACACAACGTGTAAGAAAGTACAGAGTAATGAAGAAAATGAACATATAAATAGTCAAAAAACAGAATGTTGTGGTGAAAATATATGTAGCCGTAACAGAGCGAAAGAACCTCGTGGGACGAATTCAAAAGCCGAAAAGCTTCTAGCGGAATATGGAATCCCAGAATTTAGTAATGAAACAAATTCAATACAAGACAAAAATGCTAATGAGAAggaaaataatgtaaatgatGTGAGCAATGGAACAAATTCAATACAAGATTGTGAGAGCAAAATTGATGATATTGAAGAATTTGAAgtagattttcatacaaatgttgaaaatattttgaaggAAGAAGATGAGACCTGTGCAGGGGCCTGTGGAAATATTGATTCATTACATATAGGTTTCTGA